ACCAGACAGTTTTACATACTGGTACGGCTCGTCTTTGGAAAAAGCCCAGAACGATTGTGTATCATCGCATTTGTAAAGTTGCTGTGCGTTGATTGCCAGGCTCGTGAACAGGGCTGTAAATAGTAAGAATATCTTTATTTGCATCTTTCTGAATGGATTCAAACAAAGATATTCTTTTTATAAAATATTGCAAATGGCTTAATTAACGGGTTCCCACAATTGTATTTTATTGCCCTCACCATCGAGGATATGTACAAACTTCCCAAAGTCGGAAGCCTCAATGTCGTCTATAATAGTTACGCCTTCACTTTTCAATTGCGCTACCAGCGCCTCAAGATCGGCAACGCGGTAATTGATCATGAAATCACTGGCTGACGGTTCAAAGTATTTGGTTGTATCCGGGAAAGTGCTCCATGCTGTCGAGCCTTTCTTCTCTGGATCGCCTTCTTCGCGCCATTCGAATTTGGCACCCCATGGGCTGCTTTCAATCCCAAGATGTGTTTTATACCATTCATACATCGCTTTTGGGTCTTTTGATTTAAAGAATACACCCCCGATTCCTGTTACTTTTTTCATTTTTGTTTATTTTTTATTGAATTTGAGCTCCTTCGACTGCTGGTTTCTTCTTAAAAGTTAATGAGCTAATCAGCGTTACAATCAGGCCTACGGGCAAAATCTCCGCATAAGTCATCATCGCATTAAAAAATGGATTCCTGTACATGATGGCAAATTCCGCCATCTCTTTTGTTTTAGCATCGATCTTTACCTGGCTCGCACCACTTGCCCTGAGTTCGGCCAGCATGTGTGCTGAATAAGTGTCAATGAAACCCGGAATGAAATAAAAGAAGTCAATCAGCCAGGCGACGACATACATCGTTGAGGCGATCAGTACCATCAAAGATCCAATTTTAAAAGCCAGCCCGAAACTGATGACACCGCCGTTGTGTTTGTCCCTGTAATTCTTAATCCCCACAAACACCAGTGAAAACGCAATCAGCATCGAGGCATACCCGACAACCATACTCGTGCCATAGTCGACGTTCCCGTTGCAATGGCTTAAATAATTCATTGAAAACAGCATCACAACCGATACGACCGTACCGGCAATCAATCCGTACGTAAGTGTAATTTTTTTCATCATATTCGTTTTAAGTTTGGTGCAAATATGTGCATTACCTCATTTTTACCACTCATACTTTCGGCTATTTTTTGCTTTTCATCGATTATTTTTGATACTAAAGCATCATGATTAAGGAATCAGTTGCAGCCTGCGCGCCTTTTCCACCGCCTGTGTCCTGCGCTTCACGTCCAGTTTTTCAAAAAGATTCTGGATGTGCGTTTTTACCGTACTTAATGATACGAAAATTTCGCCTGCAATTTCCTGGTTGCTGTGTCCTGCTGCCAAAAGATTCAATATTTCCATTTCACGTTTGCTGAGCTCGAGTTGCGAGACCAAGGCTGTGTTCAGTGTAAACGCATCATTTTTGACATATACAGGCTTTTCTACGACCACGGTCTGCACTTTCGGTTTGGAGAGTTTCAGGGCAAGCCAAATTCCCAGTGCGGTAAAAATTACTGCTATAAGCCCTGCATACACCTCGAACGAATGCTCGAAGATGATAAAGCGCAGTTCAAGCCATTTTAAAAGAAACATCAGTGCCGCCAGGCTGATGCCGTAAAGGATTATTGAGCGGTATTTGATTAAAAAACCAGTATTGGCTGCCATGTGGCAAATTTGCAAAATTTGTAGATACATCAGGTTTTTTAGTCCATATTTTCAAGAATTTCCTGGAAAGAAATTTGCCGTTGTAAAAGCAACATGCAGAGACAGAAAATTATTTCACTTAAAAAAAACCGCCCCTAAAGGCGGTATATGATCTGGCAATCAATTGAAATGATAAAAGCTTACTGTTTCATTAATTTTCCCTGCTGCGAATAGCCTTTTTCATCAGTGAGGGTGTAAAAATAGATTCCCGAAGCATAATTCGAAAGGCTGATCGGATGGTCCGGCGTATCGTCATCGATGATTTTCCTGCCATTGGCATCAAAAACGGAAATTTTGTATCCGCTTAAATCATCGCCTTCGAAGTTAATTTCAGACTGTGCCGGGTTTGGGTACAGTGTAACGCGCTTTTGGGTTTCGGTCGCTTCAGCAACCGGTGCTTTGCGCTCAAAATTCGCCTCCTTGCAGTCGATGGCAACGGAAGCGATGACGCGGTCCACCAATTTCTCTGAACAGATCATCACTTTTTCGCCCGTTAAAAAACTGATTGGAAAGGAACCTGATGTGCCATCGGTATACCTCACAAACACTTTGTAGCAAAGATGGCATGCCGCATCAAACCGGGTGAATCGTATACAATTCATTTCCCCGCACCTGGTGATTTCATAATTGATGCAGGTGGCCGGTGGAGGCGGTGGTGGAATAGCAGGTGCAGTATTCATTTTAAGCGCTGAAACATTGCCATTTATAGCCGTGAGGATGGTTATTTTTGGATCTTGCTCCAGCATCGGATTTGTAAATGAAGTGGTAAACTCCACCAACCGGTTGTCTGTGTTGAATATACTGCTGCCTGTTTCATAACTGTCGTAGCCACCCTGTAACTCCGGTGACAGGAAGTAAGAAAGCGCACCGCATGG
This genomic stretch from Flavobacterium pallidum harbors:
- a CDS encoding VOC family protein translates to MKKVTGIGGVFFKSKDPKAMYEWYKTHLGIESSPWGAKFEWREEGDPEKKGSTAWSTFPDTTKYFEPSASDFMINYRVADLEALVAQLKSEGVTIIDDIEASDFGKFVHILDGEGNKIQLWEPVN
- a CDS encoding DUF4199 domain-containing protein, coding for MKKITLTYGLIAGTVVSVVMLFSMNYLSHCNGNVDYGTSMVVGYASMLIAFSLVFVGIKNYRDKHNGGVISFGLAFKIGSLMVLIASTMYVVAWLIDFFYFIPGFIDTYSAHMLAELRASGASQVKIDAKTKEMAEFAIMYRNPFFNAMMTYAEILPVGLIVTLISSLTFKKKPAVEGAQIQ
- a CDS encoding helix-turn-helix transcriptional regulator, whose translation is MAANTGFLIKYRSIILYGISLAALMFLLKWLELRFIIFEHSFEVYAGLIAVIFTALGIWLALKLSKPKVQTVVVEKPVYVKNDAFTLNTALVSQLELSKREMEILNLLAAGHSNQEIAGEIFVSLSTVKTHIQNLFEKLDVKRRTQAVEKARRLQLIP
- a CDS encoding T9SS type A sorting domain-containing protein, producing MKTITNAMLVLALACSCLTYGQPGCGSTVSVTSPDKKTIFSETVYDAAGHVQSATGAIPWDTPVHFRIISPCGALSYFLSPELQGGYDSYETGSSIFNTDNRLVEFTTSFTNPMLEQDPKITILTAINGNVSALKMNTAPAIPPPPPPATCINYEITRCGEMNCIRFTRFDAACHLCYKVFVRYTDGTSGSFPISFLTGEKVMICSEKLVDRVIASVAIDCKEANFERKAPVAEATETQKRVTLYPNPAQSEINFEGDDLSGYKISVFDANGRKIIDDDTPDHPISLSNYASGIYFYTLTDEKGYSQQGKLMKQ